GTACGGCATTTGTCAGATCGCGTAGCCGTAATGTACTTGGGCAAAATAGTCGAGATCGCCGCGGGCAAAGATATTTACTCTGAGCCTCTGATGCCTTACACAAAGGCCCTGATCTCGGCAGTTCCCGTGCCCGACCCTGAGATAGAGGCGAGACGCGAACGCATCATTCTGCAGGGCGACGTTCCGTCGCCGATCGATCCGCCGCCCGGCTGTCACTTCCACACGCGGTGCCCCTATGCGGTCGAAGAATGCAAACGCACCGTTCCGCAACTTGTTGAGATCAAGCCTCGCCACTTCGCTGCCTGCATTCGCATCAGCCCGGAAAACCCGCATATCGAGGCCGCAAAATAACCCGCATTTTTTCGTGAAAATGCGCTGCCATTGACCGTTTAAGAGACTACATGTTAAATCGTCTTCTGAGGCAAACGGATTCGACCGGAAGGCCTCCGGCGAACGGCGTATTGCGTTTTTGATGGCAGTTTTGAGCGAAAAGACCATACTCGGCATCCTGCAGCGTATTGCTTACGGCAGCGGTGTGGCCGCGGCGATCACGAACGGGGGCCAAGAGCATTTTGCTGCAAACAATAACTCCATCTGCAGTTCGCTCAATCCCGACGGTGAGTATTCCCCGGCGTGTGCGGCTTTTTGCGGACGTGCCCGTGAAGTGGCCGAGAACGCAGGCGGTACGGCTTCGTTCGTCTGCCACGCAGGGCTCAAATGCCGTGCTGCCGTGATCCCCGAACTCGGCGACAAGGCCGTTGTAGCCGGCAGGACATTTCCCAATTCCGCCGCATACCGTAACGCGACCACGCGTGCGATGACGGGCGACTGGCAGCATCTCGACCCCGTAAAACTTTTTGAGAATGCGCCGATCGAAGATTCGGACGAGGTCATCGACAGGACCGCGAACATGATCGCCGCGATGATAACAAAGGCAGCACTTGCCGCCGAACCGCCTGTAAAGGCCGAAGAACAGATACTCGAAACACCGCCTTTTGACCGGCCGGCAGAAGAACCGGTACGAGAACCCGTTCCGCCGCCGGCTGCCGAGATCGCGCCTCCTGCGGCCGAGGAGTCCCCGTCGAAAACTGTTTTTGATAACGAAAAGGAGCGCCGCGACGCTGCCGAATGGCGGTCGTTCATTGCGACGCTCTCGCGTATGGAATATCGCGAGGCTGCCGAAGCTACGCTGGAAATGGCCGCAGAGCGTTTCAAGATCGATTCTCTGGTGTGGCTCGACCGCACGGGCGACACGCTGCAAAACTTGTCTGCCCGCGGTGCCCTTTCAGAACGCCGTATCACGCTCAACATAAGGCCGAACGATCCGCGTCTTGCCGCTGCTGCCCACACGCGCCGTCCGCTGGAACTCGGCGAACGAGCTAGAGACGGCAAGCAAAGTACGCGTACCCTGCAGCTTTTCCCGCTCGGCAGCGATGACACGGTGAATGCGGCGATCGGAGTTTTCGGCGGTCTGAAACACGAAAACGATGCAGTCAAACTTTCCGGAATTTGTGCTTCGCTGGCGCCGCAGATCGAGATACTTCGTCTTCGTGACGAGGTCAGGCGCCGCGACGAAATATCGCGTGCCGTCAGGCGTTTCAGCGACAGCCTGAAGCAGGTCGATCGCGAAGACCTCTGGACACACGTAGCCCAAAGCTCTGCGGAGATGATCGGTGCCGAGCGTGCATCGATATTTATTCACGACGATCGCACCGGCTCTCTGAAACTTCGCGCCGTGGTCGGAGCGGTAAATGAATTCGATATCGACCTTGCGGGTGAGCGTGTCGCAGAGATCGTCTTTGAAAAGGCCGCCCCGCTGATAGTGCCGGACGTTGCAAAAACAGGATTGCCGTCAGTAGCTGAACGCGGCTATAAGACCCGCTCGTTCCTCGCATGCCCGATCACGCTGGCCGACCGAACACTTGGTGTTATTTGTTTCGCGGACCGCGTTGACGGTTCCCCATTCACGCGAAGTTCGCTCGACCTGTTCCTGATGGTCGCACCCCAGCTTGCGGTCGCGGTAGATCGTGCGGCATTGAAGGACATCGCCGGCGAATTTGAACAGCTGTCGGTGACCGACCCGCTGACGGGCCTGCTGAATCGCCGGTATATCGAGGCGCGTCTCGAAGAAGAAATAAAGCGGTCAAACAGACACGGTTTTCCGATGAGCTTTTTGATGCTCGACGTCGATCATTTCAAATCGTATAACGATACGTTCGGGCACCCTGCCGGCGACGAGGCTCTGAAACTCGTCGGCCACGTTATTCGCGAAACGCTTCGCGGAGCTGACGTTGCCGCTCGCTATGGCGGCGAAGAATTTTCCATTTTGCTTCCACAGACGCCGGGCCATGAGGCCGCAGCCATTGCCGAACGCATAAGAGCTAATATCGAGAACACAAAATTCCCGCACCGTCAGGTAACGACAAGCATCGGCGTGGCAAGCTGTTCGGCAGAGCTTTGTGCCGCGGGGCCGATGGTAGATGCCGCGGACAAGGCTTTGTACGAGGCAAAACGGCTGGGACGAAATCGTGTACAGGCGTTTGAGGCGATCGCCCCCGACGGTGTGATACAAAGAACGTATGGCTGAGCCGAGGCAAGATCAGATATTGGGACGCGTTGCAGCCGATCGTTTTATTGGCAGGCAAGACGAACTTGCGCGTCTGATCGATCACGCCCGCGGCAGCGACACCAACAATGCAATTGCGGTCCTCGCCGAGCCTTTTTCCGGATCTGGGGAATTACTGCGGCAGGCTTACGACAGGCTCTTCACAGAAGGCGGCGAAACGATACCTTTCTTTTTCGACGTCAGAAATTTCCGCGGCGATCTTTCGTCCGCTGCAGCCGCGTTCGTTCGCAGCCTCGCGGTCCAGATCGTAGCTTTCGGCCGCCGCGACCCGAATTTCCTGCATATCCCGCGTGACCTTTCGAGTCTCGCGGACCACGCTGCTCCGAAAGATCTCGAAATAGTGATCTCGCTGTCAGAGATAGAACGGAATGGCTGCGATGACATTCAAAGCTGCTTTGCAGCTCCGTTGATCACCGCGGCACGCGGCCGCCGATCGGCGGTGCTTGTCGCAGGTGCAGAGTTGCTTGTCGGCACGGACGCGTCATGGCTCAATTTTCAAAGCGGCTATCACGATCCGCGGGTCCGCTTAGTTGTGGCCGGTGATCGGCGTGCGATCTACGGAAGGACATCGTTTCAAACGATGGACCTGTCGTCACTGGGAGACGCTGAGGCGTCAGAGATGGCCGCAACCATCGCTTCGACGCGTGAACTGAATATTGCCGACCATATATGCGACCTGATCGGCGAGATGTTCACCGGCTCTCCTGCACTGATCTCTTCGTTCTTGCGAGGAGTGTCGAGGGCAAGCGAGATGACCGCCTACGGGCATTTCGCCCGCGAATATGCAGATTCCGTATGCGGCGGTGAGCTGTCGCTCGTAATAGACGATGCCGTTCGGTCGGCCGTCCCGGACATTGAGCTCAGGGCTCGGACGATCTCCATTTTGTGCGCTCACCTCGATGTAAATGACGGATTTGTTCCGATCTCGTTTTGGCAAAGGCATCTGAAAGCGTCACCTGACGAGGCAGCAAAGATCGTTGACGCGTTGAATTGCGCTGAGTTCATAGACCTGAGCTATGCAGGCACACGGATCCGTCGGGACAAGGTATTTCTGACAGACCATTTGTCGGCTGTCCGCGATCTCAGCCGCTCTGCTTCCCAGCGGGCCCTCATCATCAGCGAACTTGTTTCAGATGTCGCCGCCAGCTCGCCCGAGGCGCTCGAAAGAGCTTATCGCCGTCGCAATGCCCTCGGCATCAGGTCCATTTTAGAGAGTTTCGGATCGCAGGCCGTCTCGACCGCATTGCTTGATTTCCGGCGTTTTCGCAACGAGCTTCGCGGAGCCGACCCGGACAAGATCGAAAAGGCCCTTAAAGAGGATCCGCAGAAATTCACGCTTCCCGCCGTCTCTTTCGCTGCTAACACGGAATACTTTTATCCGCAGTTCGCTGAGATCTGCGACACAGAACGGTCGGCGGTCGGCATCGGCACTGCAGATGGCGGCCGCGAACGGGCGGTCTGGCTCGCCGCCGAGATAGAATCGAAGCTCGAAGCGAACGTCGAAACGACCGAATTCTGGTGCGACCGTCTGGAAATGGCGGCGGCGAATTCGGGCTTTGAGAATTTCGCCATTTGGCTGATCGCTCCCGAAGGCTTTTCAGAAGAGGCTCTTGACGTTCTCGACAAACGAAATGCGTTCGGTTCGAGTCGTCAACAGGCCGAGATGCTGCGTAAAGCACTGGAATCCAAGGTAACGCCGCCAAAGCCACGGCCCGCGAACGAATACGAGATCACCATTCCCACGGGCGAAGAAACGGAGGTCGCTGCAGTTCACGCATTTGAGGAGGCCGCAAAGCGTCACAACGTCCCGCAGAAGACGATAAATAAGATCAAGACCGCCCTCGTCGAGGCGTGCATCAACGCATCGGAACACTCCAACAGCCCTGACGGCAAGATCGAAGTAAGATTCACGTTTTTTCAGAACCGAGTCGATATCGAGGTCGCGAACCGCGGCGTCCGCATGACCCGAGAAAAGGCTGACGCCGCTGCCGCTGAGTCCCGCCGCGGCTGGGGGCTGAAACTGATGAAAGGCCTGATGGACGATGTCCGGATCGACTCTTCTGAGGCCCGCACCGTTGTTCGAATGTCCCGAAACATTGACGCCGCCTGATTCCCCGGCTGCAGATCCATCTAAATTAACACTTCCCTTTTCCCGCCCGATGTTGTATAAAGGAATTCTATTGCTTCCATAAGTAATAGTTAACACTAAGGCTTTAGACTTGAAAAAGATTGAGTTGACCGTCTCGTATATGTTATAAAGTTTAAAGGTGGCAGACGCCCCGGCCGCCTTGAAACAACTTCCCCAATACAATCTTAATGATAAAAATTGCCCTCCGGACAAAGCTTTTTCTCGCCGTTTTTGCCGTAATTGGTTCCACTGCCGCTTTTGCACAGGACGGCAGGACGCCGTTCATGCAGGACATCACGGTTGTCCGTGAACCCGTTGCGACACCGACGCCCGGCGTTCAGCGAACCGGCAGTTCGGCACCGACTATGCCGGTCTCGACCGGCATGAGGACGTCATTCCCGGCGCTTGCTGCGGCAAGGGTTCCGGGCTACTCGGGCATTTTGATCGAATCGATGGACGGCCTTATTGTCGCCGAATCGAATGCCGATATTGCGTTCAATCCCGCTTCGAACGTAAAGGTCGCGACGGCCTACGCGGTCCTGAAAACGTTCGGGCCGGAGTTTCGTTTTTTAACAAGTATTTACACCGACGGCGGCATCGACCGCTCGACGGGAACTCTCCACGGCAACCTCTATGTATCCGGCAAAGACCCGATGTTCGCGTTCCAGCACGGCGTCGCACTTGCCCATGAGCTGAATAAACTTGGGATCCGCAGCATCGCAGGCGACCTCGTCGTCACCGACAATTTTTCGATGAATTATGCGGCATCGCCGGGCGTGTCGGCACAGACGCTGCAGTTAACGCTTGACGCTTCCCGACGCACTGCAGCGGCCACGAAACAGTGGAACGAGTTTTTGATGCACTCAGGCCGTTGGGGGACGGTTGCCGGAACTCCGGACGTAAGGTTCACCGGAGCTGTTTATGTTCAGTCCATACCGAGCAATCTGCAGCACCTTTTTACTCACGAATCTACTCCTGTCAAAGAGATACTGAAGGCGGTCCTTTGCTTCTCTAACAACTTCCTGTCAGAACGCCTCGGAGCGCTTCTGGGCGGGCCATACGCCGTTGCCAGGATCGTTCATCTGAATGCGGGCATCGAGCCGTCAGAATTTTCGATCCAAACAGCAAGCGGTCTTGGGATCAACCGCGTGACGCCGAACGCAATGATGAAATTGCTGCGTTCGCTCCGCAGCGACCTGGCTCGCTACAAACTGACATTTGCAGACATCATGCCGGTCGCGGGAGTTGACCGCGGTACGCTCGAAGGCCGATTTGGCGACACGTTCTCACGAGCGAGCGTCGTCGGCAAAACGGGCACACTTCCCCGCGGCGACAGCGGCGTCAGCACGCTCGCGGGCGAGATCAATACCAAAAGCGGCAAGTTTCTGTTCGTTATCTTCAATCAACGCGGTAATTTCCAGCAGTTCCGCGCTTTCCAAAATTACTTCGTCTCATTGGTTCAGGGGCAACTGGGCGGAGCCGAACCTGTTCCGTACAACTTTATGTCGCTTGACGCCCGCATGGCTCGTTCGAGGATCACCTATCCTGACGGACGCAGCTTCGGCGGCGAAGAATAGACAGGTTTTTCCCAACACGCTCAAACGTGAGATAATCTGCCGCGAAAAGCATGTCGGCAGACAAAGATCCATCATTACCGATCACACCCGACACCAAGATGCCTGCATCTGACGGGGCGAAGGTCGCGCGTTTCGCCGGGATCGCGTCGATAGCTATCCTTTTCTCACGCTTTTTCGGCCTGATCCGCGAGATCATCTTTGCAAAGTATTTCGGAGCAGGGTTTCTGTATGACGCTTTCATTGTAGGCTTTCGAGTACCTAACCTTCTTCGCGATCTCTTTGCCGAAGGTGCTCTATCAAATGCGTTCGTTAAGATCTTTACGGACTACATAACGAACCGCAGCGAAGCAGAGGCGTGGCGGTTGGCGAGTCTTGTTTTCAACGTTCTCGCCGTCGTGATGAGCATCATCACGATCGCGGGCATATTCCTTTCACCGCTATTCGTAAAGATCATCACCTATAACTACCTCGGCGACCCGAATCACTACTATCCCGCTGAGAAAGCTGCATTGGCGACCGTGCTGATGCAGATAATGTTCCCTTTTATACTGCTCGTCGCGATGGCAGCTCTCGCGATGGGCGTGCTCAATACAAAAGGACGTTTCGGCATTCCGGCGTCGGCTTCGACGGCGTTCAACATTGCGTCGATCGTTGTCGGGCTCGCTCTGGCCTATTGGCTGAGCGGCGGCGGATGGGAACGTTCGATCGACAAACTTTCCATTCCGGCGGATACGGCACAATGGGCGATCATCGGCATGGCGATCGGCACGCTTGTCGGCGGAGCCGCTCAGCTTTTGATACAAATTCCGTCGCTGTACAAGGTCGGCTTTCGTTTTCGGCTGAATTTCAATTTACGCGACGAAGGGCTGCACCGCGTGATGCGTCTGATGGCTCCGGCGATAATCGGAACAGGTGCGATTCAAATAAAAGTATTGGTCGATACCATCGTCGCTTCGGGCATCGACGGTGGAGCTTCGTGGCTCAGCTATGCGTTTCGGCTGATGATGTTCCCTATCGGCGTTATCGGCGTGTCGGTCGGCACCGCAGCAATACCCACGCTTTCGCGGCTTGCGTCTGAAGGCAATACCGTACGCTTTCGCAACACGCTTTCCGATGCAGTGAAGCTGGTGATCCTCGTTGCCGTGCCCTCAGCTTGCGGGCTGATAGTACTTAGCGAACCGATCATCAGCCTTCTTTTCCAACGCGGCGAGTTCACGCCATTCGACACCGATATGACCGCGTGGGCCCTTACCGGTTACGCTATCGGTTTGGCGGGCTATGCGTCTATAAAGGTACTCTCACCGGGCTTTTTCGCGCTTGAGGACGGCAAAACTCCGATGCTCGTCAGTCTGGCGTCAATTGTAATTCACGTACCCGCAAGTTTTCTGCTGATGCAGCTGCTTTCGACCGTCGGCGTGACCCCTGATCGCCCGAACGGCTACGGTCATGTCGGCGTTGCACTCGCTACGACATTGGTTTCGATAGCCAATTTCCTCGCGCTCGTTTTCTTGATGCGGCGCCGTATCAAACGCATCAACGGCGGCGAGATATTGGCGTCACTTGCTAAAACGGCCGCTGCATCTGTGATAATGTCGGCCGCTGCATTTGAGGTTTATCATTCGATAAAGGGCATATTCCCGCACAAGGTGCTGCTGACGCAGATTTTTGACGCTTTTGTGCCCATCGCAGCCGCCGTCTTGGTTTTCGTAATAGCTGCTAAGCTGCTCAGGATCAGCGAGATGGAGAAGATCTTCGGAGTATTCCAAAAGAAATTGGGATTCGGTAAATAGTTATGATTAGGGACTTTAACGGCACAATGCCGAAGATACATCCGACCGCATTCATCACCGACGACGCGATAGTCATCGGCGATGTTGAGGTCGGCGAGGACGCGAGCGTGTGGTTCGGGTCGATCGTTCGCGGTGATGTAAATTACATACGCATCGGTGCTCGAACGAACATTCAGGACGGCTGCGTCATACACGTCAGCCAGCGAACGCATCCGACCATTCTGGAGGACGAGATAACGGTCGGCCATCGCGTAACACTGCACGGCTGTCACGTTGAAAGCGGCTGCCTGATAGGCATCGGAGCGATCCTGATGGACGGCGTCCGCGTGGGACGGCAATCGCTGGTCGGTGCGGGAACTTTGTTGACGCCCGGCACGCAAATACCGCCGCGTTCGCTTGTGATCGGTTCGCCCGGCCGCGTCAAACGTGAGTTGAGCGAAGACGA
This sequence is a window from Acidobacteriota bacterium. Protein-coding genes within it:
- a CDS encoding sensor domain-containing diguanylate cyclase — encoded protein: MAVLSEKTILGILQRIAYGSGVAAAITNGGQEHFAANNNSICSSLNPDGEYSPACAAFCGRAREVAENAGGTASFVCHAGLKCRAAVIPELGDKAVVAGRTFPNSAAYRNATTRAMTGDWQHLDPVKLFENAPIEDSDEVIDRTANMIAAMITKAALAAEPPVKAEEQILETPPFDRPAEEPVREPVPPPAAEIAPPAAEESPSKTVFDNEKERRDAAEWRSFIATLSRMEYREAAEATLEMAAERFKIDSLVWLDRTGDTLQNLSARGALSERRITLNIRPNDPRLAAAAHTRRPLELGERARDGKQSTRTLQLFPLGSDDTVNAAIGVFGGLKHENDAVKLSGICASLAPQIEILRLRDEVRRRDEISRAVRRFSDSLKQVDREDLWTHVAQSSAEMIGAERASIFIHDDRTGSLKLRAVVGAVNEFDIDLAGERVAEIVFEKAAPLIVPDVAKTGLPSVAERGYKTRSFLACPITLADRTLGVICFADRVDGSPFTRSSLDLFLMVAPQLAVAVDRAALKDIAGEFEQLSVTDPLTGLLNRRYIEARLEEEIKRSNRHGFPMSFLMLDVDHFKSYNDTFGHPAGDEALKLVGHVIRETLRGADVAARYGGEEFSILLPQTPGHEAAAIAERIRANIENTKFPHRQVTTSIGVASCSAELCAAGPMVDAADKALYEAKRLGRNRVQAFEAIAPDGVIQRTYG
- a CDS encoding ATP-binding protein, whose protein sequence is MAEPRQDQILGRVAADRFIGRQDELARLIDHARGSDTNNAIAVLAEPFSGSGELLRQAYDRLFTEGGETIPFFFDVRNFRGDLSSAAAAFVRSLAVQIVAFGRRDPNFLHIPRDLSSLADHAAPKDLEIVISLSEIERNGCDDIQSCFAAPLITAARGRRSAVLVAGAELLVGTDASWLNFQSGYHDPRVRLVVAGDRRAIYGRTSFQTMDLSSLGDAEASEMAATIASTRELNIADHICDLIGEMFTGSPALISSFLRGVSRASEMTAYGHFAREYADSVCGGELSLVIDDAVRSAVPDIELRARTISILCAHLDVNDGFVPISFWQRHLKASPDEAAKIVDALNCAEFIDLSYAGTRIRRDKVFLTDHLSAVRDLSRSASQRALIISELVSDVAASSPEALERAYRRRNALGIRSILESFGSQAVSTALLDFRRFRNELRGADPDKIEKALKEDPQKFTLPAVSFAANTEYFYPQFAEICDTERSAVGIGTADGGRERAVWLAAEIESKLEANVETTEFWCDRLEMAAANSGFENFAIWLIAPEGFSEEALDVLDKRNAFGSSRQQAEMLRKALESKVTPPKPRPANEYEITIPTGEETEVAAVHAFEEAAKRHNVPQKTINKIKTALVEACINASEHSNSPDGKIEVRFTFFQNRVDIEVANRGVRMTREKADAAAAESRRGWGLKLMKGLMDDVRIDSSEARTVVRMSRNIDAA
- a CDS encoding D-alanyl-D-alanine carboxypeptidase produces the protein MIKIALRTKLFLAVFAVIGSTAAFAQDGRTPFMQDITVVREPVATPTPGVQRTGSSAPTMPVSTGMRTSFPALAAARVPGYSGILIESMDGLIVAESNADIAFNPASNVKVATAYAVLKTFGPEFRFLTSIYTDGGIDRSTGTLHGNLYVSGKDPMFAFQHGVALAHELNKLGIRSIAGDLVVTDNFSMNYAASPGVSAQTLQLTLDASRRTAAATKQWNEFLMHSGRWGTVAGTPDVRFTGAVYVQSIPSNLQHLFTHESTPVKEILKAVLCFSNNFLSERLGALLGGPYAVARIVHLNAGIEPSEFSIQTASGLGINRVTPNAMMKLLRSLRSDLARYKLTFADIMPVAGVDRGTLEGRFGDTFSRASVVGKTGTLPRGDSGVSTLAGEINTKSGKFLFVIFNQRGNFQQFRAFQNYFVSLVQGQLGGAEPVPYNFMSLDARMARSRITYPDGRSFGGEE
- the murJ gene encoding murein biosynthesis integral membrane protein MurJ, which produces MSADKDPSLPITPDTKMPASDGAKVARFAGIASIAILFSRFFGLIREIIFAKYFGAGFLYDAFIVGFRVPNLLRDLFAEGALSNAFVKIFTDYITNRSEAEAWRLASLVFNVLAVVMSIITIAGIFLSPLFVKIITYNYLGDPNHYYPAEKAALATVLMQIMFPFILLVAMAALAMGVLNTKGRFGIPASASTAFNIASIVVGLALAYWLSGGGWERSIDKLSIPADTAQWAIIGMAIGTLVGGAAQLLIQIPSLYKVGFRFRLNFNLRDEGLHRVMRLMAPAIIGTGAIQIKVLVDTIVASGIDGGASWLSYAFRLMMFPIGVIGVSVGTAAIPTLSRLASEGNTVRFRNTLSDAVKLVILVAVPSACGLIVLSEPIISLLFQRGEFTPFDTDMTAWALTGYAIGLAGYASIKVLSPGFFALEDGKTPMLVSLASIVIHVPASFLLMQLLSTVGVTPDRPNGYGHVGVALATTLVSIANFLALVFLMRRRIKRINGGEILASLAKTAAASVIMSAAAFEVYHSIKGIFPHKVLLTQIFDAFVPIAAAVLVFVIAAKLLRISEMEKIFGVFQKKLGFGK
- a CDS encoding gamma carbonic anhydrase family protein, whose amino-acid sequence is MVMIRDFNGTMPKIHPTAFITDDAIVIGDVEVGEDASVWFGSIVRGDVNYIRIGARTNIQDGCVIHVSQRTHPTILEDEITVGHRVTLHGCHVESGCLIGIGAILMDGVRVGRQSLVGAGTLLTPGTQIPPRSLVIGSPGRVKRELSEDELAFLDRSWQNYTELKKHYA